A section of the Streptomyces sp. CG1 genome encodes:
- a CDS encoding PaaI family thioesterase, which translates to MSGSSARLQPPADAVKPVRHPDAPAPGELLGAHYEHCFGCGPGQSHGLHLEARAGEGVSLTAEFTVQPAHQGAPGLAHGGVLTAALDETLGSLNWLLRTIAVTGRLETDFVRPVPVGTTLYLEAEVTAVAGRKIYSTATGRVGAPDGPVAVRADALFIEVKVDHFIDHGRKEEIQAAMSDPDQIRRTRAFEVNP; encoded by the coding sequence GTGAGTGGTAGTTCCGCACGTCTTCAGCCTCCCGCCGACGCGGTGAAACCGGTACGGCACCCCGACGCACCCGCGCCCGGAGAACTCCTCGGTGCCCACTACGAACACTGTTTCGGTTGTGGCCCCGGGCAGTCGCACGGACTGCACCTGGAGGCCCGGGCCGGCGAGGGTGTCTCGCTGACCGCCGAGTTCACCGTCCAGCCCGCCCACCAGGGCGCCCCGGGCCTCGCGCACGGCGGAGTGCTGACCGCGGCCCTCGACGAGACCCTCGGCTCGCTGAACTGGCTGCTGCGCACCATCGCCGTCACCGGCCGGCTGGAGACCGACTTCGTACGGCCCGTCCCCGTGGGCACCACGCTGTATCTGGAGGCCGAGGTCACCGCAGTCGCCGGGCGGAAGATCTACTCCACCGCCACCGGACGCGTCGGCGCTCCCGACGGGCCCGTGGCCGTCCGCGCCGACGCCCTCTTCATCGAGGTCAAGGTCGACCACTTCATCGACCACGGCCGCAAGGAGGAGATCCAGGCCGCCATGAGCGACCCGGACCAGATCCGGCGCACCCGCGCCTTCGAGGTGAACCCGTGA
- a CDS encoding DUF4193 domain-containing protein has translation MATDYDTPRKTDDDVDSDSLEELKARRNDKSTSSVDVDEFEAAEGLELPGADLSNEELAVRVLPKQQDEFTCMSCFLVHHRSQLAREKNGQPICRDCD, from the coding sequence ATGGCAACCGATTACGACACTCCACGCAAGACCGACGACGACGTCGACTCGGACAGTCTCGAAGAGCTGAAGGCCCGGAGGAACGACAAGTCCACTTCGTCGGTGGACGTCGACGAGTTCGAGGCCGCCGAGGGCCTCGAACTGCCCGGCGCCGACCTCTCGAACGAGGAGCTGGCCGTCCGGGTGCTGCCCAAGCAGCAGGACGAGTTCACCTGCATGAGCTGCTTCCTGGTGCACCACCGCAGCCAGCTGGCCCGTGAGAAGAACGGTCAGCCGATCTGCCGCGACTGCGACTGA
- a CDS encoding DUF3710 domain-containing protein has protein sequence MFGRRNKKGAAEDAAGEAEQVVDSVDTEADEEAEEAERDRVRLEPGLRPDGPWDSEEVRDAAEGRVDLGGMFVPGVEGMELRVEVAGDAIVAATVVLRDSAIQLQAFAAPKREGIWGEVREEIGSGITQQGGIVDEVEGPLGWELRAQVPVQLPDGTGGFQVVRFVGVDGPRWFLRGVISGQGAVQPQAAGLLEQIFRDTVVVRGEGPMAPRDPIVLKLPNDAQMVPEGIQQEEGSRFSGGMGQLQRGPEITEVR, from the coding sequence GTGTTCGGACGTCGCAACAAGAAGGGTGCCGCCGAGGACGCGGCCGGCGAGGCCGAGCAGGTCGTCGACAGCGTCGACACCGAGGCGGACGAGGAAGCGGAGGAGGCCGAGCGCGACCGCGTCCGGCTGGAGCCCGGGCTCCGGCCCGACGGGCCCTGGGACAGCGAAGAGGTGCGCGATGCGGCCGAGGGCCGCGTGGACCTCGGCGGGATGTTCGTCCCGGGCGTGGAAGGGATGGAGCTGCGGGTCGAGGTCGCCGGTGACGCGATCGTCGCCGCGACCGTCGTGCTGCGCGACAGCGCCATTCAGCTCCAGGCCTTCGCCGCACCCAAGCGCGAGGGCATCTGGGGTGAGGTCCGCGAGGAGATCGGGAGCGGTATCACCCAGCAGGGTGGCATCGTCGACGAGGTCGAGGGCCCGCTCGGCTGGGAGCTGCGCGCCCAGGTGCCGGTGCAGCTGCCCGACGGCACCGGCGGCTTCCAGGTCGTACGGTTCGTCGGTGTGGACGGCCCGCGCTGGTTCCTGCGCGGTGTGATCTCCGGCCAGGGGGCCGTGCAGCCGCAGGCCGCGGGTCTGCTGGAGCAGATCTTCCGCGATACGGTCGTGGTCCGCGGCGAGGGCCCGATGGCGCCCCGCGACCCGATCGTCCTCAAGCTGCCCAACGACGCGCAGATGGTCCCCGAGGGCATCCAGCAGGAGGAGGGCTCGCGCTTCTCCGGTGGTATGGGGCAGCTGCAGCGTGGACCGGAGATCACGGAAGTCCGCTAG
- a CDS encoding DUF3093 domain-containing protein — protein sequence MQLSATPYEERLTAPRSWWLISFLVGVSFALILLPFGTLPLLGGLVGGTAAAAVVASAYGSPRIRVVGDSLIAGEAKIPVSALGEAEVLDAEEARAWRTYKADTRAFLLLRAYIPTALRVEVTDPEDPTPYLYLSTREPERLAAAIEAARTANA from the coding sequence ATGCAGCTCTCCGCCACCCCGTACGAAGAACGCCTCACCGCCCCCCGCTCGTGGTGGCTGATCAGCTTTCTCGTGGGTGTCTCGTTCGCCCTGATCCTGCTTCCCTTCGGCACCCTGCCGCTGCTCGGCGGCCTGGTCGGCGGTACGGCCGCGGCGGCGGTGGTCGCGAGCGCGTACGGCTCGCCGCGCATCCGTGTCGTGGGTGACTCGCTGATCGCGGGCGAGGCGAAGATCCCGGTGTCGGCGCTGGGCGAGGCGGAGGTGCTGGACGCGGAGGAGGCCCGCGCCTGGCGGACGTACAAGGCCGACACGCGCGCGTTCCTGCTGTTGCGGGCCTACATCCCCACGGCGCTGCGGGTGGAGGTCACGGACCCGGAGGACCCGACCCCGTACCTGTATCTGTCGACGCGGGAGCCGGAGCGGCTGGCGGCGGCGATCGAGGCGGCCCGCACGGCGAACGCCTAG
- a CDS encoding response regulator, with the protein MNRVLVVDDEPQIVRALVINLKARKYEVDAAADGRTALELAASRHPDVVVLDLGLPDMDGVEVIKGLRGWTRVPILVLSARHSSDEKVEALDAGADDYVTKPFGMDELLARLRAAVRRAEPVGPGEDDLTTVETEGFTVDLAAKKVNRAGKDVRLTPTEWHLLEVLVRNTGRLVSQRQLLQEVWGPSYGTETNYLRVYMAQLRRKLETDPSHPKHFITEPGMGYRFEK; encoded by the coding sequence ATGAACCGGGTGCTCGTGGTCGACGACGAGCCGCAGATCGTGCGCGCCCTCGTGATCAACCTCAAGGCGCGCAAGTACGAGGTCGACGCGGCCGCCGACGGCAGGACCGCCCTCGAACTCGCCGCTTCCCGCCACCCCGACGTGGTCGTACTCGACCTGGGTCTGCCCGACATGGACGGCGTAGAGGTGATCAAGGGCCTGCGCGGCTGGACGCGCGTGCCCATCCTGGTGCTGTCCGCCCGGCACTCCTCCGACGAGAAGGTCGAGGCGCTCGACGCGGGCGCCGACGACTACGTCACGAAGCCCTTCGGCATGGACGAGCTGCTGGCCCGGCTGCGGGCCGCCGTGCGCCGGGCCGAGCCGGTCGGACCCGGCGAGGACGACCTGACGACCGTCGAGACCGAGGGCTTCACCGTCGACCTGGCCGCCAAGAAGGTCAACCGTGCCGGAAAGGACGTCCGGCTCACCCCGACCGAGTGGCATCTGCTGGAGGTGCTGGTCCGCAACACCGGCCGGCTGGTCAGCCAGAGGCAGCTGCTCCAGGAGGTGTGGGGGCCGTCGTACGGCACCGAGACCAACTACCTGCGCGTGTACATGGCCCAGCTGCGCCGCAAGCTGGAGACGGACCCGTCGCACCCGAAGCACTTCATCACCGAGCCGGGGATGGGGTACCGGTTCGAGAAGTGA
- a CDS encoding ATP-binding protein, with translation MARGKLRIYLGAAPGVGKTYAMLAEAHRRVERGTDCVVAFVEHYDRPRTEVLLHGLEQVPRGQLEYRGAVFTEMDVDAVLRRAPAVALVDELAHTNVPGSRNAKRWQDVEELLAAGIDVISTVNIQHLESLGDVVESITGVRQQETVPDEVVRRADQIELVDMSPEALRRRMAHGNIYQPDKVDAALSNYFRPGNLTALRELALLWVADRVDEYLNAYRSEHRVSRIWGSRERIVVGLTGGPEGRTLIRRAARLAEKGAGGEVLAVYIARSDGLTSASPKELAVQRTLVEDLGGTFHHVVGDDIPAALLDFARGVNATQIVLGSSRRKAWQYVFGPGVGSTVARESGPDLDVHIVTHEEAAKGRGLPVARGARLGRARIVSGWLVGLGGPVALAVLLNAVDVGLANDMLLFLTVTVAAALLGGLLPALASVAFGSLLLNYYYTPPLHKWTIADPKNIVAIAIFLCVAVSVASVVDLAARRTHQAARLRAESEILSFLAGNVLRGETSLEELLERVRETFAMESAALLERASDVEPWTCAGRAGFGRALERPEDADVDMPVGDHMALALTGRVLPAEDRRVLAAFAAQAAVALDRRRLQEEADQARALAEGNRIRTALLAAVSHDLRTPLAGIKAAVSSLRSDDVAWSEEDQAELLEGIEDGADRLDHLVGNLLDMSRLQTGTVTPIIREIDVDEVVPMALGGVPEDSVELDIPETLPMVEVDPGLLERSVANLVENAVKYSPRGRPVLVAASAIADRVEVRVVDRGPGVPDEGKDRIFEPFQRYGDAPRGAGVGLGLAVARGFAEAMGGTLNAEDTPGGGLTMVLSLRAAGSRPEALETGRDIAEPERQTL, from the coding sequence ATGGCACGCGGCAAGCTTCGGATCTACCTCGGTGCGGCACCGGGCGTGGGCAAGACCTACGCCATGCTCGCCGAGGCACATCGCCGCGTGGAGCGGGGCACCGACTGCGTCGTGGCCTTCGTCGAGCACTACGACCGGCCGCGCACCGAGGTGTTGCTGCACGGCCTGGAGCAGGTGCCGCGGGGGCAGCTGGAGTACCGGGGCGCCGTCTTCACCGAGATGGACGTGGACGCGGTGCTGCGCCGGGCGCCCGCCGTCGCCCTGGTGGACGAACTCGCCCACACCAACGTCCCCGGCTCCCGCAACGCCAAGCGCTGGCAGGACGTCGAGGAACTGCTCGCGGCCGGCATCGACGTGATCTCCACCGTCAACATCCAGCACCTCGAATCACTCGGCGATGTCGTGGAGTCGATCACCGGGGTGCGGCAGCAGGAGACCGTCCCGGACGAGGTCGTACGGCGGGCCGACCAGATCGAGCTGGTCGACATGTCGCCCGAGGCGCTGCGGCGCCGGATGGCGCACGGCAACATCTACCAGCCGGACAAGGTCGACGCGGCCCTGTCGAACTACTTCCGCCCCGGCAACCTCACCGCCCTGCGCGAGCTGGCCCTGCTGTGGGTGGCCGACCGGGTCGACGAGTACCTGAACGCCTACCGCAGCGAACACCGGGTCTCCAGGATCTGGGGTTCGCGCGAGCGGATCGTGGTCGGACTGACCGGCGGCCCCGAGGGCCGCACCCTGATACGGCGTGCCGCGCGGCTCGCCGAAAAGGGTGCCGGCGGCGAGGTGCTCGCCGTCTACATAGCCCGCAGCGACGGCCTGACCTCGGCCTCCCCGAAGGAGCTGGCGGTCCAGCGGACCCTCGTGGAGGACCTCGGCGGCACCTTCCACCATGTCGTCGGCGACGACATACCCGCCGCCCTGCTGGACTTCGCACGAGGCGTGAACGCCACCCAGATCGTGCTGGGCTCCTCGCGCCGCAAGGCCTGGCAGTACGTCTTCGGGCCCGGCGTCGGCTCCACGGTCGCCCGTGAGTCCGGCCCCGACCTCGACGTCCACATCGTCACCCACGAGGAAGCCGCCAAGGGGCGCGGACTGCCCGTGGCCAGGGGCGCCCGGCTCGGCCGGGCCCGGATCGTCTCGGGCTGGCTGGTCGGCCTCGGCGGCCCGGTCGCGCTGGCGGTGCTGCTGAACGCCGTCGACGTCGGCCTCGCCAACGACATGCTGCTGTTCCTGACCGTCACGGTCGCGGCGGCCCTGCTCGGCGGCCTGCTGCCCGCCCTGGCCTCGGTGGCCTTCGGCTCGCTGCTGCTGAACTACTACTACACACCGCCGCTGCACAAGTGGACGATCGCCGACCCGAAGAACATCGTGGCCATCGCGATCTTCCTGTGCGTCGCCGTGTCCGTGGCCTCCGTCGTGGACCTCGCGGCCCGGCGCACCCACCAGGCCGCCCGGCTGCGAGCCGAGTCCGAGATCCTCTCCTTCCTCGCCGGGAACGTGCTGCGCGGCGAGACCAGCCTGGAGGAGCTGCTGGAGCGGGTCCGGGAGACCTTCGCGATGGAGTCGGCCGCGCTGCTGGAGCGGGCGAGCGACGTCGAGCCGTGGACCTGTGCCGGACGCGCCGGATTCGGGCGTGCGCTGGAGCGGCCCGAGGACGCCGACGTCGACATGCCCGTCGGCGACCACATGGCGCTCGCGCTCACCGGCCGGGTGCTGCCCGCCGAGGACCGCCGGGTGCTCGCCGCCTTCGCCGCACAGGCCGCCGTCGCCCTGGACCGCCGGCGCCTGCAGGAGGAGGCCGACCAGGCCCGTGCGCTCGCCGAGGGAAACCGCATCCGCACCGCCCTGCTGGCCGCCGTCAGCCACGATCTGCGCACCCCTTTGGCCGGCATCAAGGCCGCCGTCTCCTCGCTGCGCTCCGACGACGTGGCCTGGTCCGAGGAGGACCAGGCGGAGCTGCTGGAGGGCATCGAGGACGGCGCCGACCGGCTCGACCACCTCGTCGGCAACTTGCTGGACATGTCCCGCCTGCAGACCGGCACGGTCACCCCGATCATCCGCGAGATCGACGTGGACGAGGTCGTACCGATGGCTCTCGGGGGCGTCCCGGAGGACAGCGTCGAGCTGGACATCCCCGAGACGCTGCCGATGGTCGAGGTCGACCCCGGGCTACTGGAGCGGTCCGTGGCCAACCTGGTGGAGAACGCCGTCAAGTACAGCCCGCGCGGGCGGCCCGTGCTGGTCGCCGCCAGCGCCATCGCCGACCGGGTCGAGGTGCGCGTCGTGGACCGCGGGCCGGGCGTGCCGGACGAGGGCAAGGACCGGATATTCGAGCCCTTCCAGCGGTACGGTGACGCTCCGCGCGGCGCCGGTGTCGGGCTCGGACTCGCGGTCGCCCGTGGCTTCGCCGAGGCCATGGGCGGCACCCTCAACGCCGAGGACACACCAGGTGGCGGACTCACCATGGTCCTCAGTCTCCGCGCGGCAGGATCCCGTCCCGAGGCCCTCGAAACGGGCAGGGACATCGCAGAACCAGAAAGGCAGACCCTATGA
- the dut gene encoding dUTP diphosphatase produces MSPLDVLIRRVDPDVPLPAYEHPGDAGADLRTTEPRELKPGERAVLPTGVSIALPEGYAAFVHPRSGLAARCGVALVNAPGTVDAGYRGEIKVIVVNLDPRDSVRFERFDRIAQLVVQQVERVRFQEVAELPGSARAEGGFGSTGGHAAVGDESGTSGRAADGGSTGGNRYASVVSDREGQ; encoded by the coding sequence GTGAGCCCTCTCGACGTACTCATCCGCCGAGTCGACCCGGACGTACCGCTTCCGGCGTACGAGCACCCCGGGGACGCCGGAGCCGATCTGCGCACCACCGAGCCGCGCGAGCTGAAGCCCGGCGAGCGGGCCGTACTGCCCACCGGGGTGTCGATCGCGCTGCCCGAGGGGTACGCGGCCTTTGTGCATCCACGGTCCGGCCTCGCCGCCCGCTGCGGTGTCGCCCTCGTGAATGCCCCGGGGACGGTTGATGCCGGGTACCGTGGGGAGATCAAGGTGATCGTGGTGAATCTCGACCCGCGCGACAGCGTGCGGTTCGAGCGCTTCGACCGGATTGCCCAACTGGTCGTCCAGCAGGTCGAGAGGGTCCGCTTCCAGGAGGTGGCGGAACTTCCCGGCTCGGCGCGGGCCGAAGGGGGCTTCGGGTCCACCGGTGGCCATGCCGCGGTGGGCGACGAGAGCGGCACAAGCGGTCGGGCCGCCGATGGCGGTTCGACGGGTGGGAATCGATACGCTTCGGTCGTATCCGACCGGGAAGGACAGTGA